A section of the Epinephelus moara isolate mb chromosome 3, YSFRI_EMoa_1.0, whole genome shotgun sequence genome encodes:
- the plac8l1 gene encoding cornifelin homolog B, whose product MEQTTVTHQPRLSVTNDSASADQEEEVGGFTAGSEDDSRSNDVPAATDPVLTQPGLGVTTTTITTITQTGGGWSTGLFDVCGDKTTCILGALVPCCLDLSLAHQYGECLCMPLLPGSTFAMRVGIRERYKIRGSVCEDWTTVCCCYPLAVCQMIREMKRRMKTQTYHVSTALESS is encoded by the exons ATGGAGCAGACAACAGTCACACACCa ACCCAGGTTGTCGGTCACCAACGACTCAGCATCAGCAGAtcaagaggaggaagtggggggCTTCACCGCAGGAAGTGAAGATGACTCGAGGTCAAATGATGTCCCTGCAGCGACGGACCCGGTACTCACGCAGCCCGGCCTCGGCGTCACCACGACaaccatcaccaccatcacacAGACGGGAGGAGGCTGGAGCACAGGCCTGTTTGACGTCTGCGGAGACAAGACGACAT GTATTCTCGGGGCTCTGGTGCCGTGTTGTTTGGACCTGAGTTTAGCTCACCAGTATGGCGAGTGTCTGTGCATGCCTCTGCTACCAGGATCCACTTTTGCCATGCGAGTTGGGATCAGGGAGCGGTACAAGATACGG ggaagtgtgtgtgaggaCTGGACCACAGTGTGTTGCTGTTATCCTCTGGCTGTCTGTCAGATGATCAGAGAGATGAAGCGGAGGATGAAGACACAGACCTATCATGTGTCCACCGCCCTCGAATCCTCCTGA